A portion of the Phycisphaerae bacterium genome contains these proteins:
- the cydB gene encoding cytochrome d ubiquinol oxidase subunit II, producing the protein MTLLVVWFIIWGFLWAMYFMLDGYDLGAAAVMGLVGRSDRQREIIHQSIGPFWDGNEVWLIAVGGVTFAAFPAAYAVMFSTLYAPLLMILFALIFRALAFEFRPQSDSRHWRGLWDTLFSLSSIVAAFLFGVAFANIFRGVPFDAEGRMQAGLLDLLTPYALLGGVLFLLIFALHGSIWIAARTDGPLLSRARKAALALWPLVVLGVVAFLLASIRATPLYGNFVAQPILFAIPALAVVALVMVLISALKGRWWRAWFASAGFIAAVVFFGVAGLFPNIFPSSLDPAYNLTIENSASSPLTLKIMLAVTLLLVPLIVGYQIWVHLVFKGKLTEEPLERQDAY; encoded by the coding sequence GTGACGCTGCTCGTCGTCTGGTTCATCATCTGGGGTTTTCTGTGGGCGATGTACTTCATGCTCGACGGCTATGACCTCGGGGCCGCCGCCGTCATGGGCCTGGTCGGCCGGTCCGACCGCCAGCGGGAAATCATCCACCAGTCGATCGGCCCGTTCTGGGACGGCAACGAGGTCTGGCTGATCGCGGTCGGCGGCGTCACGTTCGCCGCCTTTCCCGCCGCCTACGCCGTGATGTTCAGCACCCTCTACGCGCCGCTGCTGATGATCCTCTTTGCCCTGATCTTCCGGGCCCTGGCCTTCGAATTCCGCCCGCAGAGCGACTCGCGGCACTGGCGAGGGCTCTGGGACACTCTCTTTTCCCTCAGCAGTATCGTCGCGGCGTTCCTCTTCGGTGTCGCGTTCGCCAACATTTTCCGCGGCGTTCCTTTCGACGCGGAGGGTCGCATGCAGGCGGGATTACTCGACCTGCTTACGCCGTACGCGCTTCTGGGTGGCGTGCTCTTCTTGCTGATCTTCGCGCTTCACGGTTCGATCTGGATCGCCGCCCGGACCGACGGTCCGCTCCTGAGTCGGGCACGGAAAGCCGCCCTGGCGCTCTGGCCGCTGGTCGTTCTGGGCGTCGTGGCGTTCCTGCTGGCTTCGATCCGAGCGACCCCGCTCTACGGCAACTTCGTCGCCCAGCCGATCCTCTTCGCCATTCCCGCCCTCGCCGTCGTCGCCCTTGTCATGGTCCTGATCTCTGCCCTCAAAGGCCGGTGGTGGCGGGCATGGTTCGCCTCGGCTGGGTTCATCGCCGCGGTCGTCTTCTTCGGCGTGGCCGGACTCTTTCCGAACATCTTCCCTTCCAGCCTGGACCCCGCCTATAATTTAACCATAGAAAATTCAGCATCGAGCCCCTTGACCCTCAAGATCATGCTGGCCGTGACCCTGCTTCTGGTGCCGCTGATCGTCGGTTACCAGATCTGGGTGCATCTTGTATTCAAAGGAAAGCTGACGGAAGAGCCCCTTGAACGCCAGGACGCCTACTAG
- a CDS encoding TIGR02757 family protein, with amino-acid sequence MLPGALETFYGTYNHRRYVHPDPLEFLYEYRDLCDREVVGLVASSLAFGRVAQILSSVRTVLDRMGPSPHGFLVDSSLASLRRTFDGFIHRYVTGRELALTLYGVRQAILRYGSIEGCLAACIAGDLPCVSGVLHPFMQELLVDIEEDGKVLIPDPAGRSACKRVNLFLRWMIRRDDVDPGGWKAVSPRALLVPLDTHMHRIGLALGFTARKSADLQTAIEITDGFRRIRPDDPVRYDFALTRLPIRDRLSLADRIAPTAP; translated from the coding sequence CTGCTGCCCGGCGCCCTGGAGACGTTCTACGGCACCTACAACCACCGCCGTTACGTGCACCCCGATCCGCTCGAGTTCCTCTACGAATACCGCGATCTGTGCGACCGCGAGGTGGTCGGCCTCGTCGCGTCTTCGCTGGCCTTCGGGCGAGTCGCCCAGATCCTGTCCAGCGTGCGGACCGTTCTGGATCGCATGGGCCCTTCGCCGCACGGGTTTCTCGTCGACTCATCGCTTGCCTCGCTGCGGCGGACGTTCGACGGTTTTATTCACCGTTACGTCACCGGCCGGGAACTGGCGCTGACCCTCTACGGCGTGCGGCAGGCGATCCTGCGCTACGGTTCGATCGAAGGTTGCCTGGCGGCGTGCATCGCGGGCGATCTGCCGTGCGTCTCGGGCGTGCTGCACCCGTTCATGCAGGAACTGCTGGTGGATATCGAGGAGGACGGCAAGGTCCTGATTCCCGATCCAGCCGGGCGCAGCGCCTGCAAACGCGTCAATCTCTTTCTCCGCTGGATGATCCGCCGCGACGACGTGGATCCCGGCGGCTGGAAAGCCGTTTCGCCTCGCGCCCTGCTGGTCCCTCTGGACACCCACATGCACCGGATCGGTCTGGCCCTGGGCTTTACCGCCCGCAAGTCGGCCGATCTGCAGACCGCGATCGAGATCACGGATGGCTTTCGGCGAATCCGCCCCGATGACCCGGTCCGCTACGATTTTGCTCTCACCCGCCTGCCCATTCGCGACCGTCTGAGTCTCGCCGATCGGATCGCCCCGACGGCCCCCTGA